From a single Anabas testudineus chromosome 5, fAnaTes1.2, whole genome shotgun sequence genomic region:
- the znf740a gene encoding gastrula zinc finger protein XlCGF57.1 isoform X8 has protein sequence MSHLPSSSVRDHMKWAGLLGCEAVLSSMALMQASSMAAPPKKMIAPLGHGPPQREGPDRAPQSHMILPSGMSCPPLLIRKEGEFQAPRLLDEKEMRANEDMQQKKKNRKSVTPCKVREQEGRGGKGTGGDENGPSSKVQKNFICDHCYGAFRSGYHLKRHILIHTGEKPYACAVCDMRFIQRYHLERHSLIHTGVKPYACSMCDMRFFQRYHLERHRLTHTGVKPYACSMCDMRFFQRYHLARHSLTHTGVKPYACSMCDMRFFQRYHLARHTLTHTGVKPYACSMCDMRFFQRYHLARHSLTHTGVKPYACTMCDMRFIQRYQLERHSLTHTGVKPYACTMCDKRFFQRYHLARHSLTHMGVKPYACTMCDMKFFQRYHLARHSLTHTGVKPYACTMCDKRFFQRYHLARHSLTHMGVKPFACTMCDMRFVQRYHLARHSLTHTGVKPYACTMCDKRFFQRYHLARHSLTHMGVKPFACTMCDMRFVQRYHLARHSLTHTGVKPYACSMCDMRFIQRNHLERHSLTHTGEKPFACDMCDMRFIQRYHLERHKRVHSGEKPYQCERCQQNFSRTDRLLRHRRLCQGRSVAKVENQPCCEPRPYPQEPPPAPPTWSPLHPPPGRLAV, from the exons ATGTCACATCTGCCCAGCAGCTCAGTCCGCGACCATATGAAATGG GCAGGGCTGCTTGGCTGCGAAGCTGTCCTCTCCAGTATGGCGCTGATGCAGGCCAGCTCCATGGCTGCTCCACCCAAAAAAATGATAGCCCCACTTGGCCATGGACCTCCACAGAGAGAGGGACCTGACCGTGCTCCTCAGAGCCATATGATCCTTCCATCAGGAATGAGCTGTCCACCTCTG CTTATCCGGAAGGAAGGAGAATTCCAAGCTCCCCGCCTGCTGGATGAGAAGGAGATGAGGGCCAACGAGGacatgcagcagaaaaaaaagaacaggaaatCAGTAACGCCCTGTAAAGTgagagaacaagaaggaagGGGAGGGAAG GGCACTGGTGGAGATGAGAATGGTCCATCATCCAAAGTGCagaaaaactttatttgtgATCACTGTTATGGAGCATTTAGGAGTGGATACCACCTGAAGAGACATATCCTTATTCACACAG GGGAGAAGCCGTATGCTTGTGCCGTATGTGACATGAGGTTTATTCAGCGTTACCACCTGGAGAGACACAGCCTCATTCACACGG gggtgAAGCCATACGCTTGTTCCATGTGTGACATGAGGTTTTTCCAGCGTTACCACCtggagagacacagactcaCTCATACGG GGGTGAAGCCATACGCTTGCTCCATGTGTGACATGAGATTTTTCCAACGCTACCACTTGGCAAGACACAGCCTCACTCACACGG gggtGAAGCCATATGCTTGCTCCATGTGTGACATGAGATTTTTCCAGAGATACCACCTGGCAAGACACACTCTCACCCATACGG GGGTGAAGCCATACGCTTGCTCCATGTGTGACATGAGGTTCTTCCAGCGTTACCATTTGGCAAGACACAGCCTCACTCATACTG GGGTGAAGCCATATGCTTGTACCATGTGTGACATGAGGTTTATACAACGTTACCAACTGGAGAGACACAGTCTTACACATACAG GGGTGAAGCCGTACGCTTGCACCATGTGTGACAAGAGGTTTTTTCAGCGCTACCACCTGGCGAGACACAGCCTCACTCATATGG GTGTGAAACCTTATGCTTGCACCATGTGTGACATGAAGTTTTTTCAGCGTTACCACCTGGCAAGACACAGCCTCACTCATACTG GTGTGAAACCTTATGCTTGCACCATGTGTGACAAGAGGTTTTTTCAGCGCTACCACCTGGCGAGACACAGCCTCACTCATATGG GTGTGAAACCTTTTGCTTGTACCATGTGTGACATGAGGTTTGTTCAGCGTTACCACCTGGCGAGACACAGCCTCACTCATACGG GTGTGAAACCTTATGCTTGCACCATGTGTGACAAGAGGTTTTTTCAGCGCTACCACCTGGCGAGACACAGCCTCACTCATATGG GTGTGAAACCTTTTGCTTGTACCATGTGTGACATGAGGTTTGTTCAGCGTTACCACCTGGCAAGACACAGCCTCACTCATACGG gggtgAAGCCGTATGCTTGTTCCATGTGTGACATGAGGTTTATTCAGCGTAACCACCTGGAGAGACACAGCCTCACTCATACGG GGGAGAAGCCATTTGCTTGTGACATGTGTGATATGAGGTTTATCCAGCGCTACCACCTTGAGAGACACAAGCGTGTCCATAGTGGGGAGAAGCCTTACCAGTGTGAACGGTGCCAGCAG AACTTTTCACGGACAGACCGGCTGTTGCGGCATCGGCGGTTGTGCCAGGGCCGCAGCGTAGCCAAAGTAGAGAACCAGCCATGCTGCGAACCACGCCCATATCCCCAAGAACCTCCACCCGCACCCCCAACCTGGAGTCCTCTTCACCCCCCTCCAGGTCGGCTGGCAGTCTGA
- the znf740a gene encoding gastrula zinc finger protein XlCGF57.1 isoform X20: MSHLPSSSVRDHMKWAGLLGCEAVLSSMALMQASSMAAPPKKMIAPLGHGPPQREGPDRAPQSHMILPSGMSCPPLLIRKEGEFQAPRLLDEKEMRANEDMQQKKKNRKSVTPCKVREQEGRGGKGTGGDENGPSSKVQKNFICDHCYGAFRSGYHLKRHILIHTGEKPYACAVCDMRFIQRYHLERHSLIHTGVKPYACSMCDMRFFQRYHLERHRLTHTGVKPYACSMCDMRFFQRYHLARHSLTHTGVKPYACTMCDMRFIQRYQLERHSLTHTGVKPYACTMCDKRFFQRYHLARHSLTHMGVKPYACTMCDMKFFQRYHLARHSLTHTGVKPYACTMCDKRFFQRYHLARHSLTHMGVKPFACTMCDMRFVQRYHLARHSLTHTGVKPYACTMCDKRFFQRYHLARHSLTHMGVKPFACTMCDMRFVQRYHLARHSLTHTGVKPYACSMCDMRFIQRNHLERHSLTHTGEKPFACDMCDMRFIQRYHLERHKRVHSGEKPYQCERCQQNFSRTDRLLRHRRLCQGRSVAKVENQPCCEPRPYPQEPPPAPPTWSPLHPPPGRLAV, encoded by the exons ATGTCACATCTGCCCAGCAGCTCAGTCCGCGACCATATGAAATGG GCAGGGCTGCTTGGCTGCGAAGCTGTCCTCTCCAGTATGGCGCTGATGCAGGCCAGCTCCATGGCTGCTCCACCCAAAAAAATGATAGCCCCACTTGGCCATGGACCTCCACAGAGAGAGGGACCTGACCGTGCTCCTCAGAGCCATATGATCCTTCCATCAGGAATGAGCTGTCCACCTCTG CTTATCCGGAAGGAAGGAGAATTCCAAGCTCCCCGCCTGCTGGATGAGAAGGAGATGAGGGCCAACGAGGacatgcagcagaaaaaaaagaacaggaaatCAGTAACGCCCTGTAAAGTgagagaacaagaaggaagGGGAGGGAAG GGCACTGGTGGAGATGAGAATGGTCCATCATCCAAAGTGCagaaaaactttatttgtgATCACTGTTATGGAGCATTTAGGAGTGGATACCACCTGAAGAGACATATCCTTATTCACACAG GGGAGAAGCCGTATGCTTGTGCCGTATGTGACATGAGGTTTATTCAGCGTTACCACCTGGAGAGACACAGCCTCATTCACACGG gggtgAAGCCATACGCTTGTTCCATGTGTGACATGAGGTTTTTCCAGCGTTACCACCtggagagacacagactcaCTCATACGG GGGTGAAGCCGTACGCTTGCTCCATGTGTGACATGAGGTTCTTCCAACGTTATCATCTGGCAAGACACAGCCTCACTCATACTG GGGTGAAGCCATATGCTTGTACCATGTGTGACATGAGGTTTATACAACGTTACCAACTGGAGAGACACAGTCTTACACATACAG GGGTGAAGCCGTACGCTTGCACCATGTGTGACAAGAGGTTTTTTCAGCGCTACCACCTGGCGAGACACAGCCTCACTCATATGG GTGTGAAACCTTATGCTTGCACCATGTGTGACATGAAGTTTTTTCAGCGTTACCACCTGGCAAGACACAGCCTCACTCATACTG GTGTGAAACCTTATGCTTGCACCATGTGTGACAAGAGGTTTTTTCAGCGCTACCACCTGGCGAGACACAGCCTCACTCATATGG GTGTGAAACCTTTTGCTTGTACCATGTGTGACATGAGGTTTGTTCAGCGTTACCACCTGGCGAGACACAGCCTCACTCATACGG GTGTGAAACCTTATGCTTGCACCATGTGTGACAAGAGGTTTTTTCAGCGCTACCACCTGGCGAGACACAGCCTCACTCATATGG GTGTGAAACCTTTTGCTTGTACCATGTGTGACATGAGGTTTGTTCAGCGTTACCACCTGGCAAGACACAGCCTCACTCATACGG gggtgAAGCCGTATGCTTGTTCCATGTGTGACATGAGGTTTATTCAGCGTAACCACCTGGAGAGACACAGCCTCACTCATACGG GGGAGAAGCCATTTGCTTGTGACATGTGTGATATGAGGTTTATCCAGCGCTACCACCTTGAGAGACACAAGCGTGTCCATAGTGGGGAGAAGCCTTACCAGTGTGAACGGTGCCAGCAG AACTTTTCACGGACAGACCGGCTGTTGCGGCATCGGCGGTTGTGCCAGGGCCGCAGCGTAGCCAAAGTAGAGAACCAGCCATGCTGCGAACCACGCCCATATCCCCAAGAACCTCCACCCGCACCCCCAACCTGGAGTCCTCTTCACCCCCCTCCAGGTCGGCTGGCAGTCTGA
- the znf740a gene encoding gastrula zinc finger protein XlCGF57.1 isoform X10 — protein sequence MSHLPSSSVRDHMKWAGLLGCEAVLSSMALMQASSMAAPPKKMIAPLGHGPPQREGPDRAPQSHMILPSGMSCPPLLIRKEGEFQAPRLLDEKEMRANEDMQQKKKNRKSVTPCKVREQEGRGGKGTGGDENGPSSKVQKNFICDHCYGAFRSGYHLKRHILIHTGEKPYACAVCDMRFIQRYHLERHSLIHTGVKPYACSMCDMRFFQRYHLERHRLTHTGVKPYACSMCDMRFFQRYHLARHSLTHTGVKPYACSMCDMRFFQRYHLARHSLTHTGVKPYACSMCDMRFFQRYHLARHSLTHTGVKPYACTMCDMRFIQRYQLERHSLTHTGVKPYACTMCDKRFFQRYHLARHSLTHMGVKPYACTMCDMKFFQRYHLARHSLTHTGVKPYACTMCDKRFFQRYHLARHSLTHMGVKPFACTMCDMRFVQRYHLARHSLTHTGVKPYACTMCDKRFFQRYHLARHSLTHMGVKPFACTMCDMRFVQRYHLARHSLTHTGVKPYACSMCDMRFIQRNHLERHSLTHTGEKPFACDMCDMRFIQRYHLERHKRVHSGEKPYQCERCQQNFSRTDRLLRHRRLCQGRSVAKVENQPCCEPRPYPQEPPPAPPTWSPLHPPPGRLAV from the exons ATGTCACATCTGCCCAGCAGCTCAGTCCGCGACCATATGAAATGG GCAGGGCTGCTTGGCTGCGAAGCTGTCCTCTCCAGTATGGCGCTGATGCAGGCCAGCTCCATGGCTGCTCCACCCAAAAAAATGATAGCCCCACTTGGCCATGGACCTCCACAGAGAGAGGGACCTGACCGTGCTCCTCAGAGCCATATGATCCTTCCATCAGGAATGAGCTGTCCACCTCTG CTTATCCGGAAGGAAGGAGAATTCCAAGCTCCCCGCCTGCTGGATGAGAAGGAGATGAGGGCCAACGAGGacatgcagcagaaaaaaaagaacaggaaatCAGTAACGCCCTGTAAAGTgagagaacaagaaggaagGGGAGGGAAG GGCACTGGTGGAGATGAGAATGGTCCATCATCCAAAGTGCagaaaaactttatttgtgATCACTGTTATGGAGCATTTAGGAGTGGATACCACCTGAAGAGACATATCCTTATTCACACAG GGGAGAAGCCGTATGCTTGTGCCGTATGTGACATGAGGTTTATTCAGCGTTACCACCTGGAGAGACACAGCCTCATTCACACGG gggtgAAGCCATACGCTTGTTCCATGTGTGACATGAGGTTTTTCCAGCGTTACCACCtggagagacacagactcaCTCATACGG GGGTGAAGCCGTACGCTTGCTCCATGTGTGACATGAGGTTCTTCCAACGTTATCATCTGGCAAGACACAGCCTCACTCATACTG GGGTGAAGCCATACGCTTGCTCCATGTGTGACATGAGATTTTTCCAACGCTACCACTTGGCAAGACACAGCCTCACTCACACGG GGGTGAAGCCATACGCTTGCTCCATGTGTGACATGAGGTTCTTCCAGCGTTACCATTTGGCAAGACACAGCCTCACTCATACTG GGGTGAAGCCATATGCTTGTACCATGTGTGACATGAGGTTTATACAACGTTACCAACTGGAGAGACACAGTCTTACACATACAG GGGTGAAGCCGTACGCTTGCACCATGTGTGACAAGAGGTTTTTTCAGCGCTACCACCTGGCGAGACACAGCCTCACTCATATGG GTGTGAAACCTTATGCTTGCACCATGTGTGACATGAAGTTTTTTCAGCGTTACCACCTGGCAAGACACAGCCTCACTCATACTG GTGTGAAACCTTATGCTTGCACCATGTGTGACAAGAGGTTTTTTCAGCGCTACCACCTGGCGAGACACAGCCTCACTCATATGG GTGTGAAACCTTTTGCTTGTACCATGTGTGACATGAGGTTTGTTCAGCGTTACCACCTGGCGAGACACAGCCTCACTCATACGG GTGTGAAACCTTATGCTTGCACCATGTGTGACAAGAGGTTTTTTCAGCGCTACCACCTGGCGAGACACAGCCTCACTCATATGG GTGTGAAACCTTTTGCTTGTACCATGTGTGACATGAGGTTTGTTCAGCGTTACCACCTGGCAAGACACAGCCTCACTCATACGG gggtgAAGCCGTATGCTTGTTCCATGTGTGACATGAGGTTTATTCAGCGTAACCACCTGGAGAGACACAGCCTCACTCATACGG GGGAGAAGCCATTTGCTTGTGACATGTGTGATATGAGGTTTATCCAGCGCTACCACCTTGAGAGACACAAGCGTGTCCATAGTGGGGAGAAGCCTTACCAGTGTGAACGGTGCCAGCAG AACTTTTCACGGACAGACCGGCTGTTGCGGCATCGGCGGTTGTGCCAGGGCCGCAGCGTAGCCAAAGTAGAGAACCAGCCATGCTGCGAACCACGCCCATATCCCCAAGAACCTCCACCCGCACCCCCAACCTGGAGTCCTCTTCACCCCCCTCCAGGTCGGCTGGCAGTCTGA
- the znf740a gene encoding gastrula zinc finger protein XlCGF57.1 isoform X19, with product MSHLPSSSVRDHMKWAGLLGCEAVLSSMALMQASSMAAPPKKMIAPLGHGPPQREGPDRAPQSHMILPSGMSCPPLLIRKEGEFQAPRLLDEKEMRANEDMQQKKKNRKSVTPCKVREQEGRGGKGTGGDENGPSSKVQKNFICDHCYGAFRSGYHLKRHILIHTGVKPYACSMCDMRFFQRYHLARHSLTHTGVKPYACSMCDMRFFQRYHLARHTLTHTGVKPYACSMCDMRFFQRYHLARHSLTHTGVKPYACTMCDMRFIQRYQLERHSLTHTGVKPYACTMCDKRFFQRYHLARHSLTHMGVKPYACTMCDMKFFQRYHLARHSLTHTGVKPYACTMCDKRFFQRYHLARHSLTHMGVKPFACTMCDMRFVQRYHLARHSLTHTGVKPYACTMCDKRFFQRYHLARHSLTHMGVKPFACTMCDMRFVQRYHLARHSLTHTGVKPYACSMCDMRFIQRNHLERHSLTHTGEKPFACDMCDMRFIQRYHLERHKRVHSGEKPYQCERCQQNFSRTDRLLRHRRLCQGRSVAKVENQPCCEPRPYPQEPPPAPPTWSPLHPPPGRLAV from the exons ATGTCACATCTGCCCAGCAGCTCAGTCCGCGACCATATGAAATGG GCAGGGCTGCTTGGCTGCGAAGCTGTCCTCTCCAGTATGGCGCTGATGCAGGCCAGCTCCATGGCTGCTCCACCCAAAAAAATGATAGCCCCACTTGGCCATGGACCTCCACAGAGAGAGGGACCTGACCGTGCTCCTCAGAGCCATATGATCCTTCCATCAGGAATGAGCTGTCCACCTCTG CTTATCCGGAAGGAAGGAGAATTCCAAGCTCCCCGCCTGCTGGATGAGAAGGAGATGAGGGCCAACGAGGacatgcagcagaaaaaaaagaacaggaaatCAGTAACGCCCTGTAAAGTgagagaacaagaaggaagGGGAGGGAAG GGCACTGGTGGAGATGAGAATGGTCCATCATCCAAAGTGCagaaaaactttatttgtgATCACTGTTATGGAGCATTTAGGAGTGGATACCACCTGAAGAGACATATCCTTATTCACACAG GGGTGAAGCCATACGCTTGCTCCATGTGTGACATGAGATTTTTCCAACGCTACCACTTGGCAAGACACAGCCTCACTCACACGG gggtGAAGCCATATGCTTGCTCCATGTGTGACATGAGATTTTTCCAGAGATACCACCTGGCAAGACACACTCTCACCCATACGG GGGTGAAGCCATACGCTTGCTCCATGTGTGACATGAGGTTCTTCCAGCGTTACCATTTGGCAAGACACAGCCTCACTCATACTG GGGTGAAGCCATATGCTTGTACCATGTGTGACATGAGGTTTATACAACGTTACCAACTGGAGAGACACAGTCTTACACATACAG GGGTGAAGCCGTACGCTTGCACCATGTGTGACAAGAGGTTTTTTCAGCGCTACCACCTGGCGAGACACAGCCTCACTCATATGG GTGTGAAACCTTATGCTTGCACCATGTGTGACATGAAGTTTTTTCAGCGTTACCACCTGGCAAGACACAGCCTCACTCATACTG GTGTGAAACCTTATGCTTGCACCATGTGTGACAAGAGGTTTTTTCAGCGCTACCACCTGGCGAGACACAGCCTCACTCATATGG GTGTGAAACCTTTTGCTTGTACCATGTGTGACATGAGGTTTGTTCAGCGTTACCACCTGGCGAGACACAGCCTCACTCATACGG GTGTGAAACCTTATGCTTGCACCATGTGTGACAAGAGGTTTTTTCAGCGCTACCACCTGGCGAGACACAGCCTCACTCATATGG GTGTGAAACCTTTTGCTTGTACCATGTGTGACATGAGGTTTGTTCAGCGTTACCACCTGGCAAGACACAGCCTCACTCATACGG gggtgAAGCCGTATGCTTGTTCCATGTGTGACATGAGGTTTATTCAGCGTAACCACCTGGAGAGACACAGCCTCACTCATACGG GGGAGAAGCCATTTGCTTGTGACATGTGTGATATGAGGTTTATCCAGCGCTACCACCTTGAGAGACACAAGCGTGTCCATAGTGGGGAGAAGCCTTACCAGTGTGAACGGTGCCAGCAG AACTTTTCACGGACAGACCGGCTGTTGCGGCATCGGCGGTTGTGCCAGGGCCGCAGCGTAGCCAAAGTAGAGAACCAGCCATGCTGCGAACCACGCCCATATCCCCAAGAACCTCCACCCGCACCCCCAACCTGGAGTCCTCTTCACCCCCCTCCAGGTCGGCTGGCAGTCTGA
- the znf740a gene encoding gastrula zinc finger protein XlCGF57.1 isoform X13, whose translation MSHLPSSSVRDHMKWAGLLGCEAVLSSMALMQASSMAAPPKKMIAPLGHGPPQREGPDRAPQSHMILPSGMSCPPLLIRKEGEFQAPRLLDEKEMRANEDMQQKKKNRKSVTPCKVREQEGRGGKGTGGDENGPSSKVQKNFICDHCYGAFRSGYHLKRHILIHTGVKPYACSMCDMRFFQRYHLARHSLTHTGVKPYACSMCDMRFFQRYHLARHSLTHTGVKPYACSMCDMRFFQRYHLARHTLTHTGVKPYACSMCDMRFFQRYHLARHSLTHTGVKPYACTMCDMRFIQRYQLERHSLTHTGVKPYACTMCDKRFFQRYHLARHSLTHMGVKPYACTMCDMKFFQRYHLARHSLTHTGVKPYACTMCDKRFFQRYHLARHSLTHMGVKPFACTMCDMRFVQRYHLARHSLTHTGVKPYACTMCDKRFFQRYHLARHSLTHMGVKPFACTMCDMRFVQRYHLARHSLTHTGVKPYACSMCDMRFIQRNHLERHSLTHTGEKPFACDMCDMRFIQRYHLERHKRVHSGEKPYQCERCQQNFSRTDRLLRHRRLCQGRSVAKVENQPCCEPRPYPQEPPPAPPTWSPLHPPPGRLAV comes from the exons ATGTCACATCTGCCCAGCAGCTCAGTCCGCGACCATATGAAATGG GCAGGGCTGCTTGGCTGCGAAGCTGTCCTCTCCAGTATGGCGCTGATGCAGGCCAGCTCCATGGCTGCTCCACCCAAAAAAATGATAGCCCCACTTGGCCATGGACCTCCACAGAGAGAGGGACCTGACCGTGCTCCTCAGAGCCATATGATCCTTCCATCAGGAATGAGCTGTCCACCTCTG CTTATCCGGAAGGAAGGAGAATTCCAAGCTCCCCGCCTGCTGGATGAGAAGGAGATGAGGGCCAACGAGGacatgcagcagaaaaaaaagaacaggaaatCAGTAACGCCCTGTAAAGTgagagaacaagaaggaagGGGAGGGAAG GGCACTGGTGGAGATGAGAATGGTCCATCATCCAAAGTGCagaaaaactttatttgtgATCACTGTTATGGAGCATTTAGGAGTGGATACCACCTGAAGAGACATATCCTTATTCACACAG GGGTGAAGCCGTACGCTTGCTCCATGTGTGACATGAGGTTCTTCCAACGTTATCATCTGGCAAGACACAGCCTCACTCATACTG GGGTGAAGCCATACGCTTGCTCCATGTGTGACATGAGATTTTTCCAACGCTACCACTTGGCAAGACACAGCCTCACTCACACGG gggtGAAGCCATATGCTTGCTCCATGTGTGACATGAGATTTTTCCAGAGATACCACCTGGCAAGACACACTCTCACCCATACGG GGGTGAAGCCATACGCTTGCTCCATGTGTGACATGAGGTTCTTCCAGCGTTACCATTTGGCAAGACACAGCCTCACTCATACTG GGGTGAAGCCATATGCTTGTACCATGTGTGACATGAGGTTTATACAACGTTACCAACTGGAGAGACACAGTCTTACACATACAG GGGTGAAGCCGTACGCTTGCACCATGTGTGACAAGAGGTTTTTTCAGCGCTACCACCTGGCGAGACACAGCCTCACTCATATGG GTGTGAAACCTTATGCTTGCACCATGTGTGACATGAAGTTTTTTCAGCGTTACCACCTGGCAAGACACAGCCTCACTCATACTG GTGTGAAACCTTATGCTTGCACCATGTGTGACAAGAGGTTTTTTCAGCGCTACCACCTGGCGAGACACAGCCTCACTCATATGG GTGTGAAACCTTTTGCTTGTACCATGTGTGACATGAGGTTTGTTCAGCGTTACCACCTGGCGAGACACAGCCTCACTCATACGG GTGTGAAACCTTATGCTTGCACCATGTGTGACAAGAGGTTTTTTCAGCGCTACCACCTGGCGAGACACAGCCTCACTCATATGG GTGTGAAACCTTTTGCTTGTACCATGTGTGACATGAGGTTTGTTCAGCGTTACCACCTGGCAAGACACAGCCTCACTCATACGG gggtgAAGCCGTATGCTTGTTCCATGTGTGACATGAGGTTTATTCAGCGTAACCACCTGGAGAGACACAGCCTCACTCATACGG GGGAGAAGCCATTTGCTTGTGACATGTGTGATATGAGGTTTATCCAGCGCTACCACCTTGAGAGACACAAGCGTGTCCATAGTGGGGAGAAGCCTTACCAGTGTGAACGGTGCCAGCAG AACTTTTCACGGACAGACCGGCTGTTGCGGCATCGGCGGTTGTGCCAGGGCCGCAGCGTAGCCAAAGTAGAGAACCAGCCATGCTGCGAACCACGCCCATATCCCCAAGAACCTCCACCCGCACCCCCAACCTGGAGTCCTCTTCACCCCCCTCCAGGTCGGCTGGCAGTCTGA
- the znf740a gene encoding gastrula zinc finger protein XlCGF57.1 isoform X7, which produces MSHLPSSSVRDHMKWAGLLGCEAVLSSMALMQASSMAAPPKKMIAPLGHGPPQREGPDRAPQSHMILPSGMSCPPLLIRKEGEFQAPRLLDEKEMRANEDMQQKKKNRKSVTPCKVREQEGRGGKGTGGDENGPSSKVQKNFICDHCYGAFRSGYHLKRHILIHTGVKPYACSMCDMRFFQRYHLERHRLTHTGVKPYACSMCDMRFFQRYHLARHSLTHTGVKPYACSMCDMRFFQRYHLARHSLTHTGVKPYACSMCDMRFFQRYHLARHTLTHTGVKPYACSMCDMRFFQRYHLARHSLTHTGVKPYACTMCDMRFIQRYQLERHSLTHTGVKPYACTMCDKRFFQRYHLARHSLTHMGVKPYACTMCDMKFFQRYHLARHSLTHTGVKPYACTMCDKRFFQRYHLARHSLTHMGVKPFACTMCDMRFVQRYHLARHSLTHTGVKPYACTMCDKRFFQRYHLARHSLTHMGVKPFACTMCDMRFVQRYHLARHSLTHTGVKPYACSMCDMRFIQRNHLERHSLTHTGEKPFACDMCDMRFIQRYHLERHKRVHSGEKPYQCERCQQNFSRTDRLLRHRRLCQGRSVAKVENQPCCEPRPYPQEPPPAPPTWSPLHPPPGRLAV; this is translated from the exons ATGTCACATCTGCCCAGCAGCTCAGTCCGCGACCATATGAAATGG GCAGGGCTGCTTGGCTGCGAAGCTGTCCTCTCCAGTATGGCGCTGATGCAGGCCAGCTCCATGGCTGCTCCACCCAAAAAAATGATAGCCCCACTTGGCCATGGACCTCCACAGAGAGAGGGACCTGACCGTGCTCCTCAGAGCCATATGATCCTTCCATCAGGAATGAGCTGTCCACCTCTG CTTATCCGGAAGGAAGGAGAATTCCAAGCTCCCCGCCTGCTGGATGAGAAGGAGATGAGGGCCAACGAGGacatgcagcagaaaaaaaagaacaggaaatCAGTAACGCCCTGTAAAGTgagagaacaagaaggaagGGGAGGGAAG GGCACTGGTGGAGATGAGAATGGTCCATCATCCAAAGTGCagaaaaactttatttgtgATCACTGTTATGGAGCATTTAGGAGTGGATACCACCTGAAGAGACATATCCTTATTCACACAG gggtgAAGCCATACGCTTGTTCCATGTGTGACATGAGGTTTTTCCAGCGTTACCACCtggagagacacagactcaCTCATACGG GGGTGAAGCCGTACGCTTGCTCCATGTGTGACATGAGGTTCTTCCAACGTTATCATCTGGCAAGACACAGCCTCACTCATACTG GGGTGAAGCCATACGCTTGCTCCATGTGTGACATGAGATTTTTCCAACGCTACCACTTGGCAAGACACAGCCTCACTCACACGG gggtGAAGCCATATGCTTGCTCCATGTGTGACATGAGATTTTTCCAGAGATACCACCTGGCAAGACACACTCTCACCCATACGG GGGTGAAGCCATACGCTTGCTCCATGTGTGACATGAGGTTCTTCCAGCGTTACCATTTGGCAAGACACAGCCTCACTCATACTG GGGTGAAGCCATATGCTTGTACCATGTGTGACATGAGGTTTATACAACGTTACCAACTGGAGAGACACAGTCTTACACATACAG GGGTGAAGCCGTACGCTTGCACCATGTGTGACAAGAGGTTTTTTCAGCGCTACCACCTGGCGAGACACAGCCTCACTCATATGG GTGTGAAACCTTATGCTTGCACCATGTGTGACATGAAGTTTTTTCAGCGTTACCACCTGGCAAGACACAGCCTCACTCATACTG GTGTGAAACCTTATGCTTGCACCATGTGTGACAAGAGGTTTTTTCAGCGCTACCACCTGGCGAGACACAGCCTCACTCATATGG GTGTGAAACCTTTTGCTTGTACCATGTGTGACATGAGGTTTGTTCAGCGTTACCACCTGGCGAGACACAGCCTCACTCATACGG GTGTGAAACCTTATGCTTGCACCATGTGTGACAAGAGGTTTTTTCAGCGCTACCACCTGGCGAGACACAGCCTCACTCATATGG GTGTGAAACCTTTTGCTTGTACCATGTGTGACATGAGGTTTGTTCAGCGTTACCACCTGGCAAGACACAGCCTCACTCATACGG gggtgAAGCCGTATGCTTGTTCCATGTGTGACATGAGGTTTATTCAGCGTAACCACCTGGAGAGACACAGCCTCACTCATACGG GGGAGAAGCCATTTGCTTGTGACATGTGTGATATGAGGTTTATCCAGCGCTACCACCTTGAGAGACACAAGCGTGTCCATAGTGGGGAGAAGCCTTACCAGTGTGAACGGTGCCAGCAG AACTTTTCACGGACAGACCGGCTGTTGCGGCATCGGCGGTTGTGCCAGGGCCGCAGCGTAGCCAAAGTAGAGAACCAGCCATGCTGCGAACCACGCCCATATCCCCAAGAACCTCCACCCGCACCCCCAACCTGGAGTCCTCTTCACCCCCCTCCAGGTCGGCTGGCAGTCTGA